One part of the Ziziphus jujuba cultivar Dongzao chromosome 2, ASM3175591v1 genome encodes these proteins:
- the LOC107418317 gene encoding high-affinity nitrate transporter 3.1 — MAARGVLLASLLLFSCFAEISHGKVHFSSLQRTLVVTASPKPGQVLKAGEDKITVNWGLNKTFPAGVDSAYKTIKVKLCYAPISQADRAWRKTEDLISKDKTCQFKIVARPYSASNQSFEWTVERDIPLATYFIRAYAYTSEEVEVAYGQTTDAHKTTNLFDVQAVTGRHASLDIASVCFSAFSVVSLAVFFIAEKRKAKSSQQK, encoded by the exons ATGGCAGCACGTGGGGTTCTCTTGGCTTcacttcttctcttttcttgctTTGCTGAAATCTCTCATGGAAAAGTTCACTTTTCTTCTCTTCAAAGAACTCTCGTAGTCACTGCTTCACCCAAACCAGGACAAG TTCTGAAAGCTGGTGAAGATAAAATCACAGTAAATTGGGGTCTAAACAAAACTTTCCCAGCTGGGGTTGACTCTGCTTACAAGACCATAAAGGTAAAGCTATGCTACGCGCCCATCAGCCAAGCAGACCGAGCGTGGAGGAAGACGGAGGATTTGATCTCGAAGGACAAGACCTGCCAGTTCAAGATCGTGGCTCGACCATACTCAGCCTCTAACCAGAGCTTCGAGTGGACCGTGGAGCGTGACATCCCACTCGCCACGTACTTCATACGCGCCTACGCCTACACCTCCGAGGAGGTCGAGGTGGCTTACGGTCAAACCACGGACGCTCACAAAACCACCAACCTTTTTGATGTCCAAGCAGTCACTGGACGCCACGCGTCCCTTGACATTGCCTCGGTTTGCTTTAGTGCTTTCTCCGTTGTGTCCCTTGCTGTGTTCTTCATCGCTGAGAAGAGAAAGGCAAAATCGTCCCAACAgaagtaa